The Ziziphus jujuba cultivar Dongzao chromosome 7, ASM3175591v1 genome includes a region encoding these proteins:
- the LOC107424673 gene encoding laccase-11 yields the protein MASWDRMFQRLSFVFFGLILGSVFFSAEAATKKYQFDIQVKNVSRLCHAKPIVTVNGRFPGPTIYVREGDRVLVNVTNHAQYNMSIHWHGLKQYRNGWADGPAYVTQCPIQTGSSYTYGFNVTGQRGTLWWHAHILWLRATVHGAIVIMPKQGTPFPFPQPDRETEILLGEWWHIDVEEVEKQGNKNGLPPNTSDAHTINGKPGPLFPCSEKHTFAMEVEQGKTYLLRIINAALNDELFFGIAGHNLTVVEVDAVYTKPFTTQSILIAPGQTTNVLLKANQVPGRYFMAARPFLDVPLSVDNKTATGIVQYRGIPNTVLPVLPQLPNPNDTKFALSYNKKLRSLDSQQFPANVPLKVDRNLFYTVGFGKDPCPTCVNGTRLVASLNNISFEMPKIGLLQAHYFNIKGVYRTDFPDRPQTTFNYTGAPLTANLGTLTGTRLSKLAFNSTVELVLQDTNLLTVESHPFHLHGYNFFVVGTGIGNFDPAKDPAKYNLVDPIERNTVGVPTGGWTAIRFRADNPGVWFMHCHLELHTGWGLKTAFVVEDGSGSDQTVMPPPKDLPPC from the exons ATGGCTAGCTGGGACAGAATGTTTCAAAGATTAAGCTTCGTTTTCTTTGGCTTAATTCTAGGCTCGGTCTTTTTTTCTGCTGAAGCTGCTACAAAGAAATACCAGTTTGAT ATTCAAGTGAAGAATGTGAGCAGATTGTGTCATGCAAAACCGATTGTAACTGTAAATGGGAGGTTTCCAGGGCCTACCATATATGTGAGAGAAGGAGACAGAGTTCTTGTCAATGTCACAAACCATGCACAATATAACATGTCAATTCACTG GCATGGATTGAAGCAGTATCGAAATGGTTGGGCGGACGGACCAGCTTATGTAACACAGTGTCCAATTCAGACAGGAAGTAGCTATACATATGGCTTCAACGTAACAGGACAAAGAGGAACACTGTGGTGGCATGCACATATTCTTTGGCTAAGGGCAACAGTCCACGGTGCTATTGTCATTATGCCCAAACAAGGAACCCCATTTCCTTTCCCACAGCCAGATAGAGAAACTGAAATTCTGCTAG GAGAATGGTGGCATATTGATGTGGAGGAGGTTGAGAAGCAAGGAAACAAGAATGGTTTGCCACCGAATACATCAGATGCACACACGATAAATGGCAAGCCAGGACCGCTCTTTCCATGCTCTGAGAAAC ATACTTTTGCAATGGAGGTTGAGCAGGGAAAGACATACCTTCTGAGAATCATAAATGCAGCCCTAAATGATGAACTTTTCTTCGGCATCGCTGGCCACAACTTGACAGTTGTGGAAGTTGATGCAGTTTACACAAAGCCATTCACCACTCAATCTATACTGATAGCACCTGGCCAGACCACAAACGTACTTCTCAAAGCCAATCAAGTTCCTGGTAGATACTTCATGGCTGCTAGGCCTTTCTTGGATGTTCCACTCTCAGTAGACAACAAAACAGCCACAGGTATAGTCCAATACAGAGGGATCCCAAACACTGTTCTTCCAGTTTTACCCCAATTGCCTAATCCTAATGACACGAAATTTGCTTTAAGCTACAACAAGAAACTCAGAAGTTTGGACTCTCAACAGTTTCCTGCAAATGTTCCTCTCAAAGTCGATAGGAACCTCTTTTACACTGTTGGTTTTGGAAAAGATCCTTGTCCAACTTGTGTTAATGGAACACGACTTGTTGCTTCCTTGAACAATATCTCTTTTGAGATGCCCAAAATTGGTCTTCTTCAAGCTCATTACTTCAACATCAAAGGGGTTTATAGGACTGATTTTCCTGACCGGCCACAAACTACTTTCAACTATACTGGTGCACCACTAACGGCCAATCTTGGCACATTGACTGGCACAAGGCTTAGCAAGCTTGCCTTTAATTCAACAGTTGAGCTGGTTTTGCAGGATACTAATCTTCTGACTGTGGAGTCACATCCTTTCCATCTACATGGATATAACTTCTTTGTGGTTGGAACGGGTATTGGAAATTTTGATCCTGCCAAGGACCCTGCTAAATACAATTTGGTTGATCCTATTGAAAGAAATACAGTTGGAGTTCCAACGGGTGGTTGGACTGCCATTCGGTTTAGAGCTGATAATCCAG GCGTTTGGTTCATGCATTGTCATTTGGAGCTGCACACTGGGTGGGGATTGAAAACTGCATTTGTTGTGGAAGATGGATCGGGGTCAGATCAAACTGTTATGCCTCCACCTAAGGATCTTCCACCGTGTTAA